The segment CACCTATTCTTTTCCCGTTAACGCAATACGTCTGCCTGCCTCTGAGGCAGCTCTCGCAGCTTCCGTCAAAGAGTCTAGTGTAAACCGCAACCCTGTCCCCTGGAGAGACGTGAGTCACCCCTTTACCTACCTCTTCGACAACCCCGAAGAACTCCGATCCAGGTATATGAGGAATTGGTGATACCGATAGGACCTCGACGCTCATCAAATCCACAGGATTGATTGATGCTTTCAATACTCTCAATTTCACTTCGTTATCTCCTACACGAGGTTCTGGAACTTCCCTCAACTCTAAGTTATCTATCCCCCTTCTTTCATAGAGTATTGCCCTCATATCAGGCATTCTGAGATATAAGGATAAGAACTTTTTTAGTTCCTGGGATTCTGAGGGATGAGTTCAGTGAGACTACTCGTTTTAAAGCAATGACTTTCAATCTTATCAAGAATCATACAGGCGGCTTTATTCCTCATCTTCTTTCTCTTCATGAAAGGAAGCTTGACGAGCTCATCCTTACTGTTAATTTGGACATGATCCCCTAGCATTTCGCTTAATGTCTTTCGGTAGTATGGTATACGTTCCTAACACATAGGAAAAAGTTTAATTGTCATCTTTCTTATTGCACCTATGAGCTTACTCCTTAAAATGAATAGAGTCACATCAAGAGTCCTAGTTATGCTCCTAACTATGTCATTTAGGTTCCTCTCACTTCATCAACTCATGTTCATTGTGATTCCATTTCTCCTCGATGGAGGGTCCAATTCCTTCTTTTTAACTAACATAGCTCTAATTCCAGTCGCTGCGCTCCTCCTCCTAATTTCGCTGATAGTGTACTTGGTCAGAAAGATCAGAAACAGGTAATCTTTTTTATATACGTTGATTTATTTTTTACCATTTTTATGTTAACTCTATTAGGTATCACAAGTACCTCAGTCCAAACTTATTAGCTCATGAAAACGATGATCCATTAGTCCATATTTAGTTAAATTTGTGAGGACTCTCCATGAAGCCGTAAGCGGTTGATAGGAACATTTGCTTTCCCTATTTCTTTAGCTCTACGATCAATAGCTAGAACTTTCCGTTTACCCATAGAACCAATTTTAAAACGTGCCTCGATCTGGACTAAAAAGGCTAAGCTAGTAGCCTAATCTTAGGACACGATCTAGTGTCTTGCGTACCTTTACGGTTCAAGATAATCGTAAGGAGCGAACTTTAATCCACTTTAAATATGCCTATGGGCTTTCTTCGATTTTTAAAACCTCTCGAAATTCATCAGGAGAGGAAATCCTCCCTTTCTCGAATACGATCATTAATTTTCCCTTAGAGTCTAACCAGATGCGTCTCTTTATAAAACGCGTTCTCCAATAAGGCAGGGTATATGATATAGCTAAACGTGCTTAGCTTAATGTGAAAAAGTCAAACTTTATGCTCGCATTCTCTGAAAAAGAAAACGTTTCCAGCTAACATGTTTTTATTGAGCTTAAACCTTAACATCTTCAAAGTCAGGATCTTTAAAAGATAACGGCTTAGTTTCTCATTGATTCGTTGTAAGCGCGCTCTACGTATTTACCAGGGTTCATTATGTCGTTGGGATCAATGATCTCTTTTATCCTTTTCATGATTTCTAGGACCTTGACTCCGTTATGTTTCGCCAACTGGATTGCCATCAGTTTAGTTTTTTGAACCCCTATTCCGTGCTCTCCTGATATCGATCCACCTAGTTCTATAGCTATTTCGCCCACTTTTTCAAACAGCTCTAATGCGACCTCTTTCTCTTCTAGGAGTATGTTAGGATGTAGGTTTCCATCGCCTATGTGGGCTATAACAGGCATCCTTACGTTAAACTTCCCTTCAAGCTCCTTTAACTTACGAATAGCATCCATGAGTTTCGATACAGGGACAACTATGTCCTCGACTAGCATTTCCTTCGCCGAAGCCTTAAGGGCTATAGCGGCTTGGGCCCTTAATGAGTAAACTCTCTCCCACTCCTTATCGCTAAGCTCGGTTAGATCTCCGTCCCACTTCCTGATTATATTTCTGATACTTTCCAAGTCCTGATCCTCAATCAATAGAATGAGCATCCCTCCCTCAGATTCCTTTAGCCCGGCATTCAAATGGACGTTTAGAGTTTTCAAAACTTCAGAATCCATAAATTCAGCTATCTCCGGCATTATCCCCGATTTCCTGATGTCCGAAATGACGCCAGCCGTTGAGTCCAAACTTGGCATCGATACGAGCAAAGGAATTAGCTTTCGTTTAGGTAGTGGAACAATGCGAAACCAGATCTCTGTTATCACGCCAAGAGTCCCTTCGCTACCTACGAATAGGTGAGTCAAATCGTAACCTGCTCTATTTTTCCTTAATGGTTCCCCTATCTTAACTATCTCGCCAGTGGGTAACACTACTTTCAGCGCTAGCACCCAATCTCTGAAAGTCCCATACTTTACACCCCTCATACCTCCAGAGGAGTTAGCTACAGCACCCCCTACAGAGCATAGAAAGAAGGACGCCGGATCTGGAGGTAAGAAGAACCCTCTCTCCATCAACTTCTTGTTTAAATACTCAAGGTTCACTCCAGGTTGGGTTCTCACATACCAATCTACGTCATTTATCTCCAAGATTGAAGACATGTACTTCATGTCAATAAGGATGCAACCCTCGCACGAGACCGCACCGGTTAGGCTTGTGCCCGCCCCCCACGTGACGATTGGAATCCTTTTCCTGTTAGCGTAATCTACGACCTTTACTATCTCCTCCTCTGTTCTAGGATAGACAATAACGCCGGGTTTGACCTTGTAGCTTAGGAAGTCTTCCCTTGACTCTTTCGAAGTGGTCAAATTAAGCTCCTTCATTTCCTTCTCCAGATCGAAGCCCTCCATAGATTGATGCTGGATCACATATTTAATAAATTATGTCATTGAGTAGTTAAAGGCAGAGAGTTAAGCTAAGCTCGGCTCTAGAACTCTAGCTTTATTGGCATAGATATTTAAAAATACCTAGCCTCTCTCTTTTATGAGATTCCTCCTATTAGGATTGGGCTTCATCTCAACACATGTGGCTCTAACGTTGAGTGAACTGGGAGAAGATGTTACCGTAACATATAGGAATCTAAACCCAGTTAAGGAAGAGTACATAAAAATCCTAAATAATAAGGTAAATTTAGTAAAGCTAGATCCCCTATCTTCAGAAATTGAGAAACACGTCAAAGGCTCGGACACTGTTGTAAACTTTATAGGAGAAATAAAGGGATCGGAAGACAGATTGAAATTAGCTAACGTGGAAGTGCCTAAAAGATTGGCGGAGTTGAGTTTTAACTTTGGGAAAACGTTCATTCACTTGAGTGGAGCCACTTCCACAGGGGCAACTGGGAAGAACGTCAAGGAGGAACCAGAACATTGTAAAGATAGCTTAGCTACTACACAGTTCGAGAGAAGCAAGTGTAATGGAGAGAAGGAAATAATGAGACTCGCAATTGAGAAAGGAGGTGACGTTACGATATTGAGGCCTACTTTAGTCTACGGTAGATACGCTGCCCACATTCAATTTGTTACAATGTATAGACTTTCTAAACTTAGGATCATACCTGAACTAAACTTAGATATGGCTACCGTAAACGCCTGGTCGATTGGTAAGGCCATTCACAAGTTGGGAAAGGTAACAGGAAGGAGATATCTTTACGCTACAGAGTGTGGAAGCGTCAAAGTCTCTAAGTTTTTTGAGATCATGGCAGAATCGCTCAATGGAGGAGTGAAGATCCCAATTCCAACGATCTTTGCCAAACTGGCCCTCCCTGCTGAGATCAGGAGTCTATTAAGGTACTCGGGTACTACCTACGATTGCTCTAAATTTGAGGGCTATGCAGGAGAGCTAAAGTTCGATGAAAGCGAAATAAAGGAAAACGTCAAATTTCTAAAACAGTTGGACAGAGAGGGGAAACTCGTCCCTACTTAATACTTTCTTATCATTAACGTCGCTAATATCTCCGTGTAGGGTATAACGAATAGATTGAGGATAGGAATCAGTGATAATATAGCACCTAGGAGAAGCACAACCGCAGACGCTCCGTCCTTGGAGAAGGACTTCGAGTACCAATCTATCGCTTCTCCGATTCCCGCCTTATATCCGTTAACTATGGCTGAGGCTATAACGTATATTATGATGAGGAGAAGTCCTTCTATAAGGATTGCGCCCGGCACGAAAAAGGTAGAGAACAAACCGTATATCAACCCTACTATTAGTGCAGACGGTAACAGTTTCTCCTTAGTATTTAGTGTACTCTGCCATGCTAAACCTAGGTCAGGTACCCCTCCGCTTACTACCGCTCCTGCCTCATACGCTTCAACCAATATTAGAAAAGAATATATTACGCCTGATATAAATCCTATTATAAAAGCCGTAACGTGAATTACACCAAATGACAATCCAGCGAAAGCTAACAGAGACGTTAATCCGTTTAGAACGAAGGCTATTATTATTGAGATTATCAAGGCTATAATAGTTGGGATTATCATTCCTAGATTCTTAGTGAAGAAATCTATCGCCTGAAGATAGAGAGGCCTGTAATTATAGGAGGGCCAACCATATCCTTTGAAAAAAGATCTGACCGTTTTCGGTGCTATTCTGAAGTTAATCATTACGAGTTTGAATCTTTCATTTTTATAAAGTTAACCACAACTACGTTATTAAGTCACTATAGCTCAATTTTTAGCCGGAATCATAGGGTTATTCGAGATCAGATATAGGAAGGGAGATGAAAAAGGGATGGATTTAACTATTTGATCATTATAAATAAGTCATGGAACAGACTACGATAAGGACAAGTGCGGGAGTAATTCTACACGGGTTGAAGGAAAGAGGAGTAGATAAGATTTTCATGGTTTCGGGCACGGATTACGCCGCCTTCATTGAGGAGAAAGTTAGAGATCCATCTCTTCCAGATTTCGTCGTAGTTCCCCATGAGATAACAGCCGCTTCGATGGCTTTAGGATACTCCCTCGCAGGAAAGCTCGGCGTAGTAGCGGTACATACGATACCTGGCACTTTAAACGCGTTAGGTGTCATAAGTAACGCGTTCACTAGTAGAGTACCGCTCTTGGTATTAGCAGGGAGATCTCCGTACACTGAGGAAGGGAGTCCCGCTAGTAGGAATTTGAGAATTCACTGGACTCAAGAGGCTAAAGACCAAGGAGAACTAGGGAGACAATATACAAAGTGGGACTTCGAGATAAGAGATCCGTGTCAAACTTCTACAGCTCTAAGTAGGGCAGTTCAGATAGCGCTTAGTGAACCTAGAGGACCCGTTTACTTAACAGTGCCTAGGGAAGTAAGCATCAAAGAGGCGAGATCTAATCAAGTTACGATGAGTCCTTACGAGCCGGGACCCTCAAGGAAGTCAATCGGGGAGGCTGAGAGGTTAATCAGCGAATCTGAAAAGCCCGTAATAATCGCATGGAGAGCAGGGAGGAGAAGAGAGTGGTATGACGCTCTACAAAGATTTGCCGAAAAATTAGGTGCTCCGGTTTTAAATTATGTTGGAGAGGTTGTGAATTATCCGTCTAAGGGAAAATTAGCACTAGACAGACTGGATTTGAGGGAGGCCGATCTACTAATAGTAGTGGAATCCGAAGTTCCCTGGATACCTAAAAGAGTGAAGGTTAACAGTCCAGTAATAAAGATTGACGTAGAACCTTCACATTCCTACATACCGTATTATGGGTTCAGATGTGACGTCTGCATACAATCAACTCCATTGGCCTTAGATGAACTCCAAATAAAGGGAAAAGATAGGTGGACTGAGGAGATTGAGGAGAGAGTGAGAAGACAGAGAGAGGAGAAGACGGTAGAGGTAACTAGATTTCAGAGCTCTCAAAAGGTTCATCCAAGACTCCTCTCCTGGTACGTATCTCAGCTCCACTCTACGATAGTGAACGAGTATCCATTTAACCCGAGATATGGCGATTTTGAGTTCGGCCAATATTTTGGCGACTTAGCCGAAGGATATCTGGGATGGGCTTTGGGAGCTGGATTAGGAATTAAAATGGGATCAGATAGGGACGTCATAATAACCACAGGGGACGGATCATTCATTTTTGGGGTGCCTGAGGCGTTCTATTACGTCGCGGCGTCCTATTCATTGCCTGTAATGGTGGTTATCTATGATAACGGCGGATGGTTAGCTTCTGCCGAGGCCGTAGAGGAGGTTTTTCCAGAGGGACTAGCTAAAGCTAAAAAGGTATTTCCAGGAGCGGATTTTAAGAGATATAACATTGGTGAAACGGTAAAGGCGTTTGGAGGATATTTTAAGTTAGCTGAATCTCCGGACGAAGTGAAGGCTGCATTAAACGAGGGATGGCATAACGTAAAAAAGGGAAACATCTCGGTTGTCCAGGTCATAGTTGAAAAGGTCAGATAATTTAGATTTCCTCCCAGAGAGTTTTGACTCCTCTAACCTCTAAAATATACAATTTTTTGTCCTGTAACGCCCACTCTAGGTTAACATGCTTTCCGAAAAACTGCTCAATCCTTAACGCCAAGTTAGTCAACTCAATGACTTTATCGTCGCTTAGACTCTGTTCTAACGCTTTACTTCCTAGGGGAATTTCCCTTATACCTCCCGTTTTTCTATCAAATTTTAACATCACGTGTTTATTACCTAAGCTTTTTTGAGCTATCACCCTATCTCTTTTAGGCAGCTCGAATCTATCGGGAGTGACTAAGCCTCGTGTAACGGCTTGACCTAAACCCCAAGAAGACTCTATTATAACCCAATTAGGATTTCCGGTGATTGGATGAATGGTGAAGACCGTGCCCGCACTTTCGGGATCTATCATCTCTTGAACGAGTACGGCTATCTCTACAGGACTACCCTGCGAAATAGTATAGACTAATGACTTAGGGTTAAAGAAACTAGCCCACGCCTGCTTAATGTAAAGTGGAAGGTCAACCTTGTTCACATAGAGGAAAGTGTCTATCCTTCCAGCAAAGCTTGGACCGGATATATCTGAAGTGATGGTAGGCCTTACTGCAACTAAGTCCGTAGACAACTCACGTGAAAAGTGCTCGATCTCCAGTGAGATATCAAGAGGCAACTCTGTTTGAAGCACTATATCCCTTATCGTTTCGTATCTCTTTGATAGATCCCTTGGATCATCTAGATCTACTCCTCTCAATATTTCGCTTATTTTATCCTTATTTAACTCCATAAATCTTCTAAAGGCGGACCTCGTTATCACAAAACCCCAAGGAACCCTTATCCCTTGCCTAGTGAGTTCACCTAGGTACGCAGCTTTCCTTCCTACCGACCTTACCATGTTAGTTGATGATTGATCGATACTGAAGACATACATATTATTTGATAAATAGATCAAGGTTTTAAAGATGTCCTGAACTTACAAAGTATTGAAAAAGGTTTTTGTTCTCATAGAGTTTTTTCTAACTCATCTGAGGATATGACCGGGAAGAACGCTTTCATGTTCATTAGTGACCTCTCATGTCCTTCCTTGTTAAACGATGATACTGCATCGCTGACTATAACCGGGAGGAACCCTAAGGCGAAAGCGTGCCTTGCGCTAGTCTCCACTCCTATTTCTGTCGCTATCCCAGTGAACAAGATAACGTTTCTCCCAGAGTTTCTCAGGAGCAATTCGAAGTTAGTCCCTACAAAAATGCTCCACGTGTTCTTTGGAATAACGATGTCGTGCTCAGACGGCTTTAAGTAGAGCTCAAGGTCCTCTTGTGACATTTTGAATTGCCTAGACGTGGCTCTCATGGCGAAAGGCTCAAAACCCTCAGGATAGGGGGTAATTCTGGTGAACACTACAGGTATTCTGTGGTTCCTGGCAAAGTTAAGTGTTCTTTCCAAAGCCCTTAAGAACTCATCTCTATTGAATATCCCTTTAACTAATCCGTTTTGGACATCCCATACAACTAGTATGGAATTGTTTTGATTGAGTGTACCTTTTATGCTCATGGTTACCTATTTACAGACTATAAATAAAAATTTATTTTTAGTTAGAAATTGTCTTAGATATATCTATAAAACTGATTATCTTAAATGTACCTTTTGACAAGTTGCTCAAAGTCGGAGTAGTCCGATGTTCTTTCTATGAGTAATGTTACGACCTTAGGTAGATCGGATATCATCTTGGGATTAACTTGAACTGGAAGTCTCTTCATTACGTATTCTGCAGAACCTTGGGGATCTTGTTTCATAATGTCTATCCCTTCCTGATAGGCTGAGATGAAACCTTCACGATCTCCATTCACATGAACTCCACAACTCCCAGGGATTCCTAAAAGCTCCTCAAAGGTCTTTCCTTTGCTTATGACCGAGGCCACCACTATTGAGTCAACCTCTCCGTTTTGAAGCATCTCTTTAAGTTTCCCCATATCATCAGAGTAAACTAGTTGACTCTTGAGGCCCTTCTTATCCAATAGAGCTCTAGTTAACACATCCGCTGCACTCCCTTTCCTCCAAACTCCCATCCTGTTACCTATATCAGGGGAGACAACCATCAAACCCTTAATTGTTATATAGTCTAATCTTAGACCTCTCCTTACGAGTGAGACGGTAGAGTCAAGGATCACGTCAGCCTTACCTTCCTTTCCGAAATCTATCAGGATATCGTGATTCCTCATGGTCGCGGCAATCATAGGATAGGAAACAGGACCTGGGGCAGCTAACACCTTTAACATGTTTATCACATAGGTATCATTGATACCATTTAAATAGTTTCTCCTATTAGTTAGGTCTTTGATTATTTGTTACTTAACCTTTTGATTTAAAGTTTATACCTAGTTAATTTTTTAGGCTAACTTTACCATCGCAATTATAATGTCCTGTCCAAAAATCCTTGTTCTATTCTATGGTTATGGAACCATAGTAGATCTAGCCTCATATATAGCGGAAGGGGCTAAGGCTGAGGGAGCTGAAGTCAAACTAGCTAGAGTACCAGAACTGTTCCCTAAGGAAGTGGTGGAAAAGTTCAATGTTGATTGGAACAAGATTCAAAGAATACCGGAGGTAAGCATGAATGATCTTGAGTGGGCCGATGGACTGGTCATAGGATCTCCCACAAGATACGGTAATATGACAGGTCAAATGAAGTTCTTCTTAGATCAAACTAGAGATATCTGGCTTAAGGGAGGACTGTACGGTAAGCCTGTGGGCTTCTTTACTGAGGCTTCTACAATTCATGGAGGACACGAAACTACAATCTTGGCTATGAGCACTTACGCTTATCATCACGGCATGATTATAGTTCCCCTGGGATATGGAATAAAAGAGATTGCCACAACGAGTTCTGGTGGGTCACCTTACGGCCCTAGTCATTTGGGCAGCTTAAAGGAACTAGATGAAAGTGAGAAAAACATAGCTAAGTTTATGGGAAAAAGGGTGACCGAAGTGGCTAAAAAGCTCAGATGTTAGCCCTCCTTCCGAACTTTTTTGTTCTGGATCTAGATCTTTGAATCGCCTTAAATTCTACAATTCTAGATAAAGCCTCCTTCGGATTACTCACTCCCTTAAGGATTTCAGCCAAACCCTTCTCTCCTATGTAGTTCAGCCACGCAACTATGTGTCCCTCCTTGAGATGATATTCCACACAAGCAGGATCCTCTTTTGAAAGCCTAATCAACTCCGTCTCTAGGTCATTTACGTTTCTAGCCTGTCCTACCACTTTTTCATAACTTTTGAAATAAAACGGTTCCATAATGTTGACTTAAAACGAATAATGTTTATAACCCTTTCTGTAGGTCGGACTCCTTAACTACTCTCTCTAAATCACGACCCTTTGACTCTGGAATGACTAGGAGAGCAATTACAGTTGAAATTAGTGCTATTCCCGCATAAAATCCGACCATTATACTAAGACCCAGATGAGAAAGTAAGAGCGGGAACGCTGTAACGTTTAATGCGGTGGCTAACCTGTCTACGCTAACGCTTATAGCCTGACTGGTTGCCCTAACTTTTGTAGGGACTATCTCAGGGGTTACCATGGCCGAACCAATAATTGAGGCTGGTCCGATAGCCGAGAAGAAGTAATTCAGCATGTAGAACGAGAAGCCTAGGAGAGCTGCTTCTCCTACAAGTTGAGATGTGCTAAGCTCACTCCCTCTTAGCCCAAATAAAGCGGGATGGGAAAGTAGAAGAGAGTACGCAAATAACCAGATCGCTACGCCGGCGTAGCCTATAGCTATAAGCGGCTTCCTACCGATTTTATCAATTAAGAAAATACATATCAATTGCCCTGGAATCCCCGCTAGGAACTGAGCTACGTAGGTAAAGTCTATTGGAGTTAACCCTAGGTTTGAAGCGATCGTTATAGGACCGAATATCGCAAAAGTTGAGGAATACATATCGTATAAGAGCCATAATACTGAAGCAGCTACTATAAGAATCGCAGATGACGTGAGCCTCCTTAGGAACGGTGTGCTATCTTTAGACGTCAAAATGGGTTTTCCTAACTCTCTCTCTATTTTCTTCACGTCCTCGTGTTCCGGTTTAACTCTAGAAACGAACATCATAGTTTCGTATATTCTTCTCCTTAGGAATACAACAGATATAGCTGGCACAGCCCCAAATCCTAAGACTATTCTCCAGAGCAACGCCGAGGGTAAACCGACAAGTAAACCCACTTGTTCAACGAAGGCTGCGAGTACAGCCCCTAGCCCCCACATTACTGCGAAAGTAATGACCATCATCTTCCCTCTGCTTTTACCTTCGGAGTTCTCTGCAACTATAACTGGGGAGAGAACGTAATCTGCCCCTATCCCTATTCCTAAAATTAGCCTTGCCAAAAAGAGCTCCACATAAGATTGTGAGAAGGCCTGTAATCCAGCGCCTAGTGCCATTAACGTCACGTCAAGGCCATAAATTCTTTTCCTTCCTATCCTATCCGCTGAGATCCCGAAGATCAGAGCGGACAGAGCGGCCCCAAAGTAGGAACCGGCAACCAGAAGACCCAACTGATCGCTGGTGAACTTTATCGATGAGGCTATCAAAAACGAGGCCAAGGATATGGAATATAAATTATACCCATCTGTAAGCACTCCCATACCTGATACTATTACGTTCCTCCATGAGAGTGAGACCATATCAATTAGTGAATACCAACGCTTAAAAAGTCTTAGTATCTACTCACTGAAATAATCATGCTTTAAGCAACTTCTCTACAAAGGCCAAAGTTCCTCTCCTCTCCACGTCAAGGGTGAAGAAGGCGGTCCATCCACCCAAAAGCCATCCACCTATTACGTCATAAGGCCAGTGTACCCCAACATATACTCTAGAATAAGATACCAATACAGCTTCAATCAACATTATAATCCATAGCCACCTAGGAGCCATCTTCATTAAGACCAGCGCACCGTCACTAACTATTAACGCGTGCCCAGAAGGAAAGCTATAATCGGTTGGTGGTGGGACCAACAGATAGTCAGGATGAACGTACAAGAATGGTCTCCCCTGCGCTACAGCGTATTTAGCTATTTCGCCCACTATGATAGCCAGGATAAAGGACGCAGCTAGAGTAATAGCTATCCTTCTGGTCTTCCTGAAGATCAGGAGTGCTGCAGTCAGAGGTATCCACACGTATTCTCTCCCATACTTAGTGAGGAAAACCATTATCGGGTTTAGCGAAGACACTTGATGATAATTAATTACTTTAAATAAGAGAATATTAAGAGGCATTCCTGGTTCTGATACCAATTTCACGGATATAGCTATAATAAGAAAGGCTATCAGCAGGAACCAATAATATTTCATAGAGAAGTGAAAACTTTTACGCCAAATAAATATCTTTCCGTTATACGGGCTATCGTGTTTTTTACATTGCCAATATTTTGAAAATCACTCAGCCTTGACTTGAAAAGTTTTCTTTCCTTCAACTCTGATAAGATCCCCTCTAGATACCTTAACAGGACCTATAAAGGCTCCACAAGATATGTAACCTGACTGATTAGGCCTAACTACTGATAGAGGATTATAGTCTGGAGATCCCTCACCCATCAGCTCTCCGTTTAAGAACAACTTAAAGTGTCCATAAGGGGGCTCTATCTCTTTCCCAATGAATAGCCTGCCTGCGAAGGCATCGTCAGCTATCATATAATGTTTTGGTAGATCCCACGTTGTGAATCTTGTGGCTGGAATTTCCAATCCTATGTAGGTCTTCTTAACCCTACCGTTTTCGGCAAACGCTATTATCTCTACCTCAAGTTTATGTGTGTCAAACCACAGTTCGAGGGGGCCCTTCGTTATCATAGGCTTCGTTAGGACCCCCCATATACCAGATTTAGTTACCTTATAACCTCCTAACCCCTCCTTTTCGATGAGAAGTTGAGAGAACTTCTCCCCAACATTTTTGGCTTCCTCCTCCTTTAATTCAAACGGTTCTATCTGCTTTCTGGATAGGTAAGCTTGAAACAACAGTTCTGCCTTTTCCATAGGATTTACTCTAAACTAAACGTTTAAAAGCTATGAAGACTAACGAGATCAATGATAGCCTGCACCAGGGACTGTTACGATACTTGTATTTTCGATGAACAGTATAAACCCTTTAGCTTTGACCCCACTATGGGGTTCACCTGCTCAAGGGGCAGAACTGACCTGATGAGAAATGATATTAACAGAGTGGATTCAGCCTATATAGATGGAAAGGAGGTACCTATAGACCAAGCGATAACCTTCGTTTCCAAAAGAATTAAGGAAACGAATCCTGATCAGATATTGCATGTAGAATACGACGGAAATCAAGGACTGCTGACTTGGTATTACCCAGCCAGGTTATGGAACGTAATAGGGGCAACGAGCACCGATTATTCCATCTGCAGCCTGGAAGGCCATGAAGGGATAAAGGCCCATTATAAGACAAGCATGGGAGCTCTCCCTGAGGAAATGAGGAATTTCAACGCAGTGGCCTTTTGGGGATCAGAGGCTGTGTTCAGTTTCATACACGGCTGGAAGATTTTTAAGGACAAGTATAAGATAGCCATAGACGTTAGGGTAAGTGAGACGTTAAAGAGGAGCGAAAAGGGGTACATAATAAGGCCTGGTAGCGACGCTCACTTGGCTATCGCTATAATGAAGATATTAATCGAACAGGGATACGCTAAGCCCGACATCATAGACTTAGATAAGTTAAAATCTAGACTAAATCAATTTAAAATGGAAGACCTCCTCAAGGCTACTAACTTAACAGAGGATCAAGTAAGAGAGATCGCTGAATTGTACGCTTACTATGAACCTCTTACGATAATCGGATTCGCCATAGGAAGATCTATGAACGGAGGTCATTCAGCCGGTTTAATATCCATGATACCTGCAGTCTTAGGGATTAAGAGAGGGTTTTTCTATTCTAATTCAGGTGGATGGGGAATAGATTTTCATTATTTGAGGGGGACCAACTTATTCCGTGTTAAGACTATAGGGATGGGAGAGGTCGGATACGAGATCGATAAGTTCAAGCTGTTATTCATTTGGAACGCTAATCCCGTCTTAACTCTACCCGGTGGAGATAGAATTAAGGAGGTTGCTGAAGAGGGTAGGTTAACAGTCATAACACACGATCCTTTCTGGTCAGAGACCGCTAAGTCCTCCAATGTAGTCATTCCTGCCCCTACTTTCCTGGAAAAAGAAGACGTTGTGTACAGTTACTGGCACCCATATCTGATCTACAATAAGCCGATCAGACCTAAACGTGGTATCACTGAGGTAGAACTCATGAAGAGGCTATCAAAGGAACTTGGGCTAACTCATAGTCTACTTGAAGAGGACCCATGGGAAGCAGTAGATAGGGCAATTAGATCCACAGGCGTCTCAGTGAACGAGCTTAAGGCGAAGGGAATAGTAAAGATGAATAAGGTAGCCAACGTGGATAGAGTTGAAGTGGATCCCTTTCCGTCTCCTCCAGAG is part of the Metallosphaera cuprina Ar-4 genome and harbors:
- a CDS encoding isochorismatase family cysteine hydrolase; the protein is MSIKGTLNQNNSILVVWDVQNGLVKGIFNRDEFLRALERTLNFARNHRIPVVFTRITPYPEGFEPFAMRATSRQFKMSQEDLELYLKPSEHDIVIPKNTWSIFVGTNFELLLRNSGRNVILFTGIATEIGVETSARHAFALGFLPVIVSDAVSSFNKEGHERSLMNMKAFFPVISSDELEKTL
- a CDS encoding PEP/pyruvate-binding domain-containing protein, encoding MYVFSIDQSSTNMVRSVGRKAAYLGELTRQGIRVPWGFVITRSAFRRFMELNKDKISEILRGVDLDDPRDLSKRYETIRDIVLQTELPLDISLEIEHFSRELSTDLVAVRPTITSDISGPSFAGRIDTFLYVNKVDLPLYIKQAWASFFNPKSLVYTISQGSPVEIAVLVQEMIDPESAGTVFTIHPITGNPNWVIIESSWGLGQAVTRGLVTPDRFELPKRDRVIAQKSLGNKHVMLKFDRKTGGIREIPLGSKALEQSLSDDKVIELTNLALRIEQFFGKHVNLEWALQDKKLYILEVRGVKTLWEEI
- a CDS encoding thiamine pyrophosphate-requiring protein — protein: MEQTTIRTSAGVILHGLKERGVDKIFMVSGTDYAAFIEEKVRDPSLPDFVVVPHEITAASMALGYSLAGKLGVVAVHTIPGTLNALGVISNAFTSRVPLLVLAGRSPYTEEGSPASRNLRIHWTQEAKDQGELGRQYTKWDFEIRDPCQTSTALSRAVQIALSEPRGPVYLTVPREVSIKEARSNQVTMSPYEPGPSRKSIGEAERLISESEKPVIIAWRAGRRREWYDALQRFAEKLGAPVLNYVGEVVNYPSKGKLALDRLDLREADLLIVVESEVPWIPKRVKVNSPVIKIDVEPSHSYIPYYGFRCDVCIQSTPLALDELQIKGKDRWTEEIEERVRRQREEKTVEVTRFQSSQKVHPRLLSWYVSQLHSTIVNEYPFNPRYGDFEFGQYFGDLAEGYLGWALGAGLGIKMGSDRDVIITTGDGSFIFGVPEAFYYVAASYSLPVMVVIYDNGGWLASAEAVEEVFPEGLAKAKKVFPGADFKRYNIGETVKAFGGYFKLAESPDEVKAALNEGWHNVKKGNISVVQVIVEKVR
- a CDS encoding NAD-dependent epimerase/dehydratase family protein; the protein is MRFLLLGLGFISTHVALTLSELGEDVTVTYRNLNPVKEEYIKILNNKVNLVKLDPLSSEIEKHVKGSDTVVNFIGEIKGSEDRLKLANVEVPKRLAELSFNFGKTFIHLSGATSTGATGKNVKEEPEHCKDSLATTQFERSKCNGEKEIMRLAIEKGGDVTILRPTLVYGRYAAHIQFVTMYRLSKLRIIPELNLDMATVNAWSIGKAIHKLGKVTGRRYLYATECGSVKVSKFFEIMAESLNGGVKIPIPTIFAKLALPAEIRSLLRYSGTTYDCSKFEGYAGELKFDESEIKENVKFLKQLDREGKLVPT
- a CDS encoding FAD-binding oxidoreductase, which gives rise to MEGFDLEKEMKELNLTTSKESREDFLSYKVKPGVIVYPRTEEEIVKVVDYANRKRIPIVTWGAGTSLTGAVSCEGCILIDMKYMSSILEINDVDWYVRTQPGVNLEYLNKKLMERGFFLPPDPASFFLCSVGGAVANSSGGMRGVKYGTFRDWVLALKVVLPTGEIVKIGEPLRKNRAGYDLTHLFVGSEGTLGVITEIWFRIVPLPKRKLIPLLVSMPSLDSTAGVISDIRKSGIMPEIAEFMDSEVLKTLNVHLNAGLKESEGGMLILLIEDQDLESIRNIIRKWDGDLTELSDKEWERVYSLRAQAAIALKASAKEMLVEDIVVPVSKLMDAIRKLKELEGKFNVRMPVIAHIGDGNLHPNILLEEKEVALELFEKVGEIAIELGGSISGEHGIGVQKTKLMAIQLAKHNGVKVLEIMKRIKEIIDPNDIMNPGKYVERAYNESMRN